From Corvus moneduloides isolate bCorMon1 chromosome 2, bCorMon1.pri, whole genome shotgun sequence, one genomic window encodes:
- the SPICE1 gene encoding spindle and centriole-associated protein 1 isoform X2 → MSLLRGPRPRAAGRKGPRKAVVAKRDWDSTVHDLTVHRATPEDILRRREIHKSKNKALAHLELQEKALNRKWKKQKQLDLDSLEKRKLALMREALNEEEEEALSEDGHHDILGFKSNINSDRLLRLLREENSLVNSQLWVDKDVRKTTLSKESNVPLTPTIVSPSLDQSALNATSVIKRTRSRLQNEDEEESVDSTDTVRQVLNPNSRKQKHIAAKMKRKQAAQNSARQKRGDSPGNLIQTDLQRDNKPSLDVLNHMIHEVERELEEYERCTGREVQKKERSEGLSGFTLSLVNALCRLMRYLKETEMQLHEKEMMRQQQQEMLNEHRELIDALTAEVLQVREENITMQKKLQQYMTVTDEKLICLTQAFKGLPLVEPEREQSPKHSGIAGKGPANSQEKPDLTCSEPRTGAGNRENMLKFPQGELPFTFPPGPGASGDMRPGRSFPAHIFQPAVLLSPPQQKSSQELSSFQNVFAAISQSAEREPCKERSLPSSLRTQSTTEENCPISRRQPVPPAAKDLESSHKKINLSCPGDTGKNSTAEELLQNGDLLGQIAELTRQNALIKAQLSKFRGVSGDKSDCLHQPDPTQNADPSPDSSQGQSHLMVSRSLEERIAELNRQSTEARDKLLQLIEQQKSAAADMVPPVLPPVPAPSLNYTEHARRTVEVSVPGAVAVDSSKDDSVSHASMTSIRRSVGDSSKPCSPLSATSESAKLNSVSQRPKVEKQKEEGWFALSMHIM, encoded by the exons ATGTCGCTGCTCCGcgggccgcggccccgcgccgccggcaGGAAGGGCCCCAGGAAGGCGGTGGTGGCCAAGCGGGACTGGGAT AGTACCGTCCATGACTTGACAGTGCACCGTGCAACTCCTGAGGATATT CTGCGTCGCCGTGAAATACACAAAtcaaaaaacaaagcactggCACATCTGGAACTCCAAGAGAAAGCACTGAACAGAAAGTGGAAGAAGCAAAAGCAACTGGATTTGGATTccttggagaaaaggaaattggCTCTGATGCGTGAG GCTCTtaatgaagaggaggaggaagcattATCAGAAGATGGACACCATGACATTTTGGGTTTCAAATCCAACATCAATTCTGACAG GCTACTTCGGTTGttgagagaagaaaattcctTGGTGAATTCTCAGCTGTGGGTTGATAAGGATGTGAGAAAAACCACCTTATCAAAGGAATCAAATGTGCCTTTGACTCCAACAATTGTTTCTCCTTCATTGGATCAGTCAG CCCTCAATGCTACCAGTGTAATCAAGAGAACCCGTTCAAGACTTCAGaatgaagatgaagaagagTCTGTAGACTCCACTGACACTGTGAGACAAGTGCTGAATCCAAACTCAAGGAAACAGAAGCATATTGCAGCAAAGA tgaaaagaaagcaagctgcaCAAAACTCTGCAAGACAGAAGAGAGGTGATTCTCCAGGTAATTTAATCCAGACTGACCTTCAGAGGGACAACAAACCCAGCCTAGATGTTCTCAACCACATGATCCATGAAGTGGAGCGTGAACTGGAGGAATATGAGCGATGTACAGGTCGTGAGGtccaaaaaaaagagagaagtgaaGGCCTCTCTGGGTTTACACTGTCACTGGTGAACGCTCTCTGTCGTTTGATGCGCTACCTCAAAGAG actgaaatgcagctgcatGAGAAAGAGATgatgaggcagcagcagcaggagatgttGAATGAACACAGAGAACTGATTGATGCTCTGACTGCAGAAGTACTTCAAGTAAGGGAAGAAAACATTACTATGCAG aAGAAGCTTCAGCAATACATGACAGTAACAGATGAAAAGCTGATTTGTCTCACACAAGCATTTAAAGGCCTCCCTTTGGTAGAACCTGAAAGAGAACAAAGTCCAAAACATTCTGGAATTGCAGGCAAAGGTCCAGCAAACAGCCAAG aaaaaccTGATTTGACCTGTTCTGAGCCCAGAACTGGTGCAGGCAATAGGGAAAATATGCTGAAATTTCCACAGGGAGAGCTACCTTTCACGTTTCCTCCAGGGCCAGGTGCCTCAGGTGATATGAGACCTGGTAGAAGCTTCCCAGCTCACATCTTCCAGCCAGCTGTGCTGTTGTCACCACCTCAGCAGAAGAGCAGTCAGGAATTGTCTTCCTTCCAGAATG TGTTTGCAGCCATTTCCCAGTCTGCTGAAAGAGAGCCATGCAAGGAAAGGAGCTTACCTTCCTCCCTGAGAACACAGAGCACAACTGAGGAAAACTGTCCCATCTCTCGAAGGCAACCAGTTCCTCCTGCAGCCAAAGACTTGGAGAGTTCCCACAAGAAAATCAATCTGTCCTGCCCAGGTGACACTGggaaaaacagcacagctgaagaGTTACTTCAAAATGGTGATCTGCTGGGGCAGATAGCTGAGCTCACACGGCAGAATGCTCTAATTAAAGCTCAGCTGAGCAAATTCAGAGGTGTCTCTGGAGACAAAAGTGATTGCCTACATCAGCCAGACCCAACACAAAATGCAGATCCTAGTCCAGACTCTTCACAAGGACAG AGTCATCTCATGGTATCGAGGAGCTTAGAGGAAAGAATAGCAGAGCTGAACCGCCAGAGTACAGAAGCACGGGATAAACTCTTGCAGTTGATAGAGCAGCAGAagtcagctgctgctgacatggtccctcctgtgctgcctcctgttccagccccatccctgaatTACACTG AACATGCAAGGAGGACAGTTGAAGTCTCTGTTCctggggcagtggctgtggaCAGCTCCAAGGATGACAGTGTTTCCCATGCCAGTATGACCAGTATAAGAAG GTCTGTAGGAGACTCCAGCAAGCCTTGTTCACCTTTAAGTGCCACGTCAGAAAGTGCCAAATTAAATTCTGTCAGCCAGAGACCAAAG gtagaaaagcagaaagaagaaggatGGTTTGCATTGTCAATGCACATTATGTAA
- the SPICE1 gene encoding spindle and centriole-associated protein 1 isoform X1 — MSLLRGPRPRAAGRKGPRKAVVAKRDWDSTVHDLTVHRATPEDILRRREIHKSKNKALAHLELQEKALNRKWKKQKQLDLDSLEKRKLALMREILSDQYRLQDVLERSGQVMAVAKGLFGDAPRTRTGFPNVTMAPNCDLESSQGPIVQKSHPPSQLSILSESVMDSQALNEEEEEALSEDGHHDILGFKSNINSDRLLRLLREENSLVNSQLWVDKDVRKTTLSKESNVPLTPTIVSPSLDQSALNATSVIKRTRSRLQNEDEEESVDSTDTVRQVLNPNSRKQKHIAAKMKRKQAAQNSARQKRGDSPGNLIQTDLQRDNKPSLDVLNHMIHEVERELEEYERCTGREVQKKERSEGLSGFTLSLVNALCRLMRYLKETEMQLHEKEMMRQQQQEMLNEHRELIDALTAEVLQVREENITMQKKLQQYMTVTDEKLICLTQAFKGLPLVEPEREQSPKHSGIAGKGPANSQEKPDLTCSEPRTGAGNRENMLKFPQGELPFTFPPGPGASGDMRPGRSFPAHIFQPAVLLSPPQQKSSQELSSFQNVFAAISQSAEREPCKERSLPSSLRTQSTTEENCPISRRQPVPPAAKDLESSHKKINLSCPGDTGKNSTAEELLQNGDLLGQIAELTRQNALIKAQLSKFRGVSGDKSDCLHQPDPTQNADPSPDSSQGQSHLMVSRSLEERIAELNRQSTEARDKLLQLIEQQKSAAADMVPPVLPPVPAPSLNYTEHARRTVEVSVPGAVAVDSSKDDSVSHASMTSIRRSVGDSSKPCSPLSATSESAKLNSVSQRPKVEKQKEEGWFALSMHIM, encoded by the exons ATGTCGCTGCTCCGcgggccgcggccccgcgccgccggcaGGAAGGGCCCCAGGAAGGCGGTGGTGGCCAAGCGGGACTGGGAT AGTACCGTCCATGACTTGACAGTGCACCGTGCAACTCCTGAGGATATT CTGCGTCGCCGTGAAATACACAAAtcaaaaaacaaagcactggCACATCTGGAACTCCAAGAGAAAGCACTGAACAGAAAGTGGAAGAAGCAAAAGCAACTGGATTTGGATTccttggagaaaaggaaattggCTCTGATGCGTGAG ATTCTGTCTGATCAGTACCGTTTGCAAGATGTATTGGAACGATCTGGTCAGGTTATGGCTGTGGCAAAAGGCTTGTTTGGGGATGCTCCTCGCACACGAACAG GTTTCCCTAATGTAACAATGGCTCCTAACTGTGACCTAGAATCATCTCAAGGACCCATTGTACAAAAAAGTCATCCTCCCAGTCAGCTTTCCATCCTTAGTGAATCTGTCATGGACTCCCAG GCTCTtaatgaagaggaggaggaagcattATCAGAAGATGGACACCATGACATTTTGGGTTTCAAATCCAACATCAATTCTGACAG GCTACTTCGGTTGttgagagaagaaaattcctTGGTGAATTCTCAGCTGTGGGTTGATAAGGATGTGAGAAAAACCACCTTATCAAAGGAATCAAATGTGCCTTTGACTCCAACAATTGTTTCTCCTTCATTGGATCAGTCAG CCCTCAATGCTACCAGTGTAATCAAGAGAACCCGTTCAAGACTTCAGaatgaagatgaagaagagTCTGTAGACTCCACTGACACTGTGAGACAAGTGCTGAATCCAAACTCAAGGAAACAGAAGCATATTGCAGCAAAGA tgaaaagaaagcaagctgcaCAAAACTCTGCAAGACAGAAGAGAGGTGATTCTCCAGGTAATTTAATCCAGACTGACCTTCAGAGGGACAACAAACCCAGCCTAGATGTTCTCAACCACATGATCCATGAAGTGGAGCGTGAACTGGAGGAATATGAGCGATGTACAGGTCGTGAGGtccaaaaaaaagagagaagtgaaGGCCTCTCTGGGTTTACACTGTCACTGGTGAACGCTCTCTGTCGTTTGATGCGCTACCTCAAAGAG actgaaatgcagctgcatGAGAAAGAGATgatgaggcagcagcagcaggagatgttGAATGAACACAGAGAACTGATTGATGCTCTGACTGCAGAAGTACTTCAAGTAAGGGAAGAAAACATTACTATGCAG aAGAAGCTTCAGCAATACATGACAGTAACAGATGAAAAGCTGATTTGTCTCACACAAGCATTTAAAGGCCTCCCTTTGGTAGAACCTGAAAGAGAACAAAGTCCAAAACATTCTGGAATTGCAGGCAAAGGTCCAGCAAACAGCCAAG aaaaaccTGATTTGACCTGTTCTGAGCCCAGAACTGGTGCAGGCAATAGGGAAAATATGCTGAAATTTCCACAGGGAGAGCTACCTTTCACGTTTCCTCCAGGGCCAGGTGCCTCAGGTGATATGAGACCTGGTAGAAGCTTCCCAGCTCACATCTTCCAGCCAGCTGTGCTGTTGTCACCACCTCAGCAGAAGAGCAGTCAGGAATTGTCTTCCTTCCAGAATG TGTTTGCAGCCATTTCCCAGTCTGCTGAAAGAGAGCCATGCAAGGAAAGGAGCTTACCTTCCTCCCTGAGAACACAGAGCACAACTGAGGAAAACTGTCCCATCTCTCGAAGGCAACCAGTTCCTCCTGCAGCCAAAGACTTGGAGAGTTCCCACAAGAAAATCAATCTGTCCTGCCCAGGTGACACTGggaaaaacagcacagctgaagaGTTACTTCAAAATGGTGATCTGCTGGGGCAGATAGCTGAGCTCACACGGCAGAATGCTCTAATTAAAGCTCAGCTGAGCAAATTCAGAGGTGTCTCTGGAGACAAAAGTGATTGCCTACATCAGCCAGACCCAACACAAAATGCAGATCCTAGTCCAGACTCTTCACAAGGACAG AGTCATCTCATGGTATCGAGGAGCTTAGAGGAAAGAATAGCAGAGCTGAACCGCCAGAGTACAGAAGCACGGGATAAACTCTTGCAGTTGATAGAGCAGCAGAagtcagctgctgctgacatggtccctcctgtgctgcctcctgttccagccccatccctgaatTACACTG AACATGCAAGGAGGACAGTTGAAGTCTCTGTTCctggggcagtggctgtggaCAGCTCCAAGGATGACAGTGTTTCCCATGCCAGTATGACCAGTATAAGAAG GTCTGTAGGAGACTCCAGCAAGCCTTGTTCACCTTTAAGTGCCACGTCAGAAAGTGCCAAATTAAATTCTGTCAGCCAGAGACCAAAG gtagaaaagcagaaagaagaaggatGGTTTGCATTGTCAATGCACATTATGTAA
- the SPICE1 gene encoding spindle and centriole-associated protein 1 isoform X5 — MAPNCDLESSQGPIVQKSHPPSQLSILSESVMDSQALNEEEEEALSEDGHHDILGFKSNINSDRLLRLLREENSLVNSQLWVDKDVRKTTLSKESNVPLTPTIVSPSLDQSALNATSVIKRTRSRLQNEDEEESVDSTDTVRQVLNPNSRKQKHIAAKMKRKQAAQNSARQKRGDSPGNLIQTDLQRDNKPSLDVLNHMIHEVERELEEYERCTGREVQKKERSEGLSGFTLSLVNALCRLMRYLKETEMQLHEKEMMRQQQQEMLNEHRELIDALTAEVLQVREENITMQKKLQQYMTVTDEKLICLTQAFKGLPLVEPEREQSPKHSGIAGKGPANSQEKPDLTCSEPRTGAGNRENMLKFPQGELPFTFPPGPGASGDMRPGRSFPAHIFQPAVLLSPPQQKSSQELSSFQNVFAAISQSAEREPCKERSLPSSLRTQSTTEENCPISRRQPVPPAAKDLESSHKKINLSCPGDTGKNSTAEELLQNGDLLGQIAELTRQNALIKAQLSKFRGVSGDKSDCLHQPDPTQNADPSPDSSQGQSHLMVSRSLEERIAELNRQSTEARDKLLQLIEQQKSAAADMVPPVLPPVPAPSLNYTEHARRTVEVSVPGAVAVDSSKDDSVSHASMTSIRRSVGDSSKPCSPLSATSESAKLNSVSQRPKVEKQKEEGWFALSMHIM, encoded by the exons ATGGCTCCTAACTGTGACCTAGAATCATCTCAAGGACCCATTGTACAAAAAAGTCATCCTCCCAGTCAGCTTTCCATCCTTAGTGAATCTGTCATGGACTCCCAG GCTCTtaatgaagaggaggaggaagcattATCAGAAGATGGACACCATGACATTTTGGGTTTCAAATCCAACATCAATTCTGACAG GCTACTTCGGTTGttgagagaagaaaattcctTGGTGAATTCTCAGCTGTGGGTTGATAAGGATGTGAGAAAAACCACCTTATCAAAGGAATCAAATGTGCCTTTGACTCCAACAATTGTTTCTCCTTCATTGGATCAGTCAG CCCTCAATGCTACCAGTGTAATCAAGAGAACCCGTTCAAGACTTCAGaatgaagatgaagaagagTCTGTAGACTCCACTGACACTGTGAGACAAGTGCTGAATCCAAACTCAAGGAAACAGAAGCATATTGCAGCAAAGA tgaaaagaaagcaagctgcaCAAAACTCTGCAAGACAGAAGAGAGGTGATTCTCCAGGTAATTTAATCCAGACTGACCTTCAGAGGGACAACAAACCCAGCCTAGATGTTCTCAACCACATGATCCATGAAGTGGAGCGTGAACTGGAGGAATATGAGCGATGTACAGGTCGTGAGGtccaaaaaaaagagagaagtgaaGGCCTCTCTGGGTTTACACTGTCACTGGTGAACGCTCTCTGTCGTTTGATGCGCTACCTCAAAGAG actgaaatgcagctgcatGAGAAAGAGATgatgaggcagcagcagcaggagatgttGAATGAACACAGAGAACTGATTGATGCTCTGACTGCAGAAGTACTTCAAGTAAGGGAAGAAAACATTACTATGCAG aAGAAGCTTCAGCAATACATGACAGTAACAGATGAAAAGCTGATTTGTCTCACACAAGCATTTAAAGGCCTCCCTTTGGTAGAACCTGAAAGAGAACAAAGTCCAAAACATTCTGGAATTGCAGGCAAAGGTCCAGCAAACAGCCAAG aaaaaccTGATTTGACCTGTTCTGAGCCCAGAACTGGTGCAGGCAATAGGGAAAATATGCTGAAATTTCCACAGGGAGAGCTACCTTTCACGTTTCCTCCAGGGCCAGGTGCCTCAGGTGATATGAGACCTGGTAGAAGCTTCCCAGCTCACATCTTCCAGCCAGCTGTGCTGTTGTCACCACCTCAGCAGAAGAGCAGTCAGGAATTGTCTTCCTTCCAGAATG TGTTTGCAGCCATTTCCCAGTCTGCTGAAAGAGAGCCATGCAAGGAAAGGAGCTTACCTTCCTCCCTGAGAACACAGAGCACAACTGAGGAAAACTGTCCCATCTCTCGAAGGCAACCAGTTCCTCCTGCAGCCAAAGACTTGGAGAGTTCCCACAAGAAAATCAATCTGTCCTGCCCAGGTGACACTGggaaaaacagcacagctgaagaGTTACTTCAAAATGGTGATCTGCTGGGGCAGATAGCTGAGCTCACACGGCAGAATGCTCTAATTAAAGCTCAGCTGAGCAAATTCAGAGGTGTCTCTGGAGACAAAAGTGATTGCCTACATCAGCCAGACCCAACACAAAATGCAGATCCTAGTCCAGACTCTTCACAAGGACAG AGTCATCTCATGGTATCGAGGAGCTTAGAGGAAAGAATAGCAGAGCTGAACCGCCAGAGTACAGAAGCACGGGATAAACTCTTGCAGTTGATAGAGCAGCAGAagtcagctgctgctgacatggtccctcctgtgctgcctcctgttccagccccatccctgaatTACACTG AACATGCAAGGAGGACAGTTGAAGTCTCTGTTCctggggcagtggctgtggaCAGCTCCAAGGATGACAGTGTTTCCCATGCCAGTATGACCAGTATAAGAAG GTCTGTAGGAGACTCCAGCAAGCCTTGTTCACCTTTAAGTGCCACGTCAGAAAGTGCCAAATTAAATTCTGTCAGCCAGAGACCAAAG gtagaaaagcagaaagaagaaggatGGTTTGCATTGTCAATGCACATTATGTAA
- the SPICE1 gene encoding spindle and centriole-associated protein 1 isoform X3 yields the protein MAVAKGLFGDAPRTRTGFPNVTMAPNCDLESSQGPIVQKSHPPSQLSILSESVMDSQALNEEEEEALSEDGHHDILGFKSNINSDRLLRLLREENSLVNSQLWVDKDVRKTTLSKESNVPLTPTIVSPSLDQSALNATSVIKRTRSRLQNEDEEESVDSTDTVRQVLNPNSRKQKHIAAKMKRKQAAQNSARQKRGDSPGNLIQTDLQRDNKPSLDVLNHMIHEVERELEEYERCTGREVQKKERSEGLSGFTLSLVNALCRLMRYLKETEMQLHEKEMMRQQQQEMLNEHRELIDALTAEVLQVREENITMQKKLQQYMTVTDEKLICLTQAFKGLPLVEPEREQSPKHSGIAGKGPANSQEKPDLTCSEPRTGAGNRENMLKFPQGELPFTFPPGPGASGDMRPGRSFPAHIFQPAVLLSPPQQKSSQELSSFQNVFAAISQSAEREPCKERSLPSSLRTQSTTEENCPISRRQPVPPAAKDLESSHKKINLSCPGDTGKNSTAEELLQNGDLLGQIAELTRQNALIKAQLSKFRGVSGDKSDCLHQPDPTQNADPSPDSSQGQSHLMVSRSLEERIAELNRQSTEARDKLLQLIEQQKSAAADMVPPVLPPVPAPSLNYTEHARRTVEVSVPGAVAVDSSKDDSVSHASMTSIRRSVGDSSKPCSPLSATSESAKLNSVSQRPKVEKQKEEGWFALSMHIM from the exons ATGGCTGTGGCAAAAGGCTTGTTTGGGGATGCTCCTCGCACACGAACAG GTTTCCCTAATGTAACAATGGCTCCTAACTGTGACCTAGAATCATCTCAAGGACCCATTGTACAAAAAAGTCATCCTCCCAGTCAGCTTTCCATCCTTAGTGAATCTGTCATGGACTCCCAG GCTCTtaatgaagaggaggaggaagcattATCAGAAGATGGACACCATGACATTTTGGGTTTCAAATCCAACATCAATTCTGACAG GCTACTTCGGTTGttgagagaagaaaattcctTGGTGAATTCTCAGCTGTGGGTTGATAAGGATGTGAGAAAAACCACCTTATCAAAGGAATCAAATGTGCCTTTGACTCCAACAATTGTTTCTCCTTCATTGGATCAGTCAG CCCTCAATGCTACCAGTGTAATCAAGAGAACCCGTTCAAGACTTCAGaatgaagatgaagaagagTCTGTAGACTCCACTGACACTGTGAGACAAGTGCTGAATCCAAACTCAAGGAAACAGAAGCATATTGCAGCAAAGA tgaaaagaaagcaagctgcaCAAAACTCTGCAAGACAGAAGAGAGGTGATTCTCCAGGTAATTTAATCCAGACTGACCTTCAGAGGGACAACAAACCCAGCCTAGATGTTCTCAACCACATGATCCATGAAGTGGAGCGTGAACTGGAGGAATATGAGCGATGTACAGGTCGTGAGGtccaaaaaaaagagagaagtgaaGGCCTCTCTGGGTTTACACTGTCACTGGTGAACGCTCTCTGTCGTTTGATGCGCTACCTCAAAGAG actgaaatgcagctgcatGAGAAAGAGATgatgaggcagcagcagcaggagatgttGAATGAACACAGAGAACTGATTGATGCTCTGACTGCAGAAGTACTTCAAGTAAGGGAAGAAAACATTACTATGCAG aAGAAGCTTCAGCAATACATGACAGTAACAGATGAAAAGCTGATTTGTCTCACACAAGCATTTAAAGGCCTCCCTTTGGTAGAACCTGAAAGAGAACAAAGTCCAAAACATTCTGGAATTGCAGGCAAAGGTCCAGCAAACAGCCAAG aaaaaccTGATTTGACCTGTTCTGAGCCCAGAACTGGTGCAGGCAATAGGGAAAATATGCTGAAATTTCCACAGGGAGAGCTACCTTTCACGTTTCCTCCAGGGCCAGGTGCCTCAGGTGATATGAGACCTGGTAGAAGCTTCCCAGCTCACATCTTCCAGCCAGCTGTGCTGTTGTCACCACCTCAGCAGAAGAGCAGTCAGGAATTGTCTTCCTTCCAGAATG TGTTTGCAGCCATTTCCCAGTCTGCTGAAAGAGAGCCATGCAAGGAAAGGAGCTTACCTTCCTCCCTGAGAACACAGAGCACAACTGAGGAAAACTGTCCCATCTCTCGAAGGCAACCAGTTCCTCCTGCAGCCAAAGACTTGGAGAGTTCCCACAAGAAAATCAATCTGTCCTGCCCAGGTGACACTGggaaaaacagcacagctgaagaGTTACTTCAAAATGGTGATCTGCTGGGGCAGATAGCTGAGCTCACACGGCAGAATGCTCTAATTAAAGCTCAGCTGAGCAAATTCAGAGGTGTCTCTGGAGACAAAAGTGATTGCCTACATCAGCCAGACCCAACACAAAATGCAGATCCTAGTCCAGACTCTTCACAAGGACAG AGTCATCTCATGGTATCGAGGAGCTTAGAGGAAAGAATAGCAGAGCTGAACCGCCAGAGTACAGAAGCACGGGATAAACTCTTGCAGTTGATAGAGCAGCAGAagtcagctgctgctgacatggtccctcctgtgctgcctcctgttccagccccatccctgaatTACACTG AACATGCAAGGAGGACAGTTGAAGTCTCTGTTCctggggcagtggctgtggaCAGCTCCAAGGATGACAGTGTTTCCCATGCCAGTATGACCAGTATAAGAAG GTCTGTAGGAGACTCCAGCAAGCCTTGTTCACCTTTAAGTGCCACGTCAGAAAGTGCCAAATTAAATTCTGTCAGCCAGAGACCAAAG gtagaaaagcagaaagaagaaggatGGTTTGCATTGTCAATGCACATTATGTAA
- the SPICE1 gene encoding spindle and centriole-associated protein 1 isoform X4, translating into MERQDLVCIRFCLISTVCKMYWNDLVRLWLWQKACLGMLLAHEQALNEEEEEALSEDGHHDILGFKSNINSDRLLRLLREENSLVNSQLWVDKDVRKTTLSKESNVPLTPTIVSPSLDQSALNATSVIKRTRSRLQNEDEEESVDSTDTVRQVLNPNSRKQKHIAAKMKRKQAAQNSARQKRGDSPGNLIQTDLQRDNKPSLDVLNHMIHEVERELEEYERCTGREVQKKERSEGLSGFTLSLVNALCRLMRYLKETEMQLHEKEMMRQQQQEMLNEHRELIDALTAEVLQVREENITMQKKLQQYMTVTDEKLICLTQAFKGLPLVEPEREQSPKHSGIAGKGPANSQEKPDLTCSEPRTGAGNRENMLKFPQGELPFTFPPGPGASGDMRPGRSFPAHIFQPAVLLSPPQQKSSQELSSFQNVFAAISQSAEREPCKERSLPSSLRTQSTTEENCPISRRQPVPPAAKDLESSHKKINLSCPGDTGKNSTAEELLQNGDLLGQIAELTRQNALIKAQLSKFRGVSGDKSDCLHQPDPTQNADPSPDSSQGQSHLMVSRSLEERIAELNRQSTEARDKLLQLIEQQKSAAADMVPPVLPPVPAPSLNYTEHARRTVEVSVPGAVAVDSSKDDSVSHASMTSIRRSVGDSSKPCSPLSATSESAKLNSVSQRPKVEKQKEEGWFALSMHIM; encoded by the exons ATGGAAAGACAAGATTTAGTTTGTATCAG ATTCTGTCTGATCAGTACCGTTTGCAAGATGTATTGGAACGATCTGGTCAGGTTATGGCTGTGGCAAAAGGCTTGTTTGGGGATGCTCCTCGCACACGAACAG GCTCTtaatgaagaggaggaggaagcattATCAGAAGATGGACACCATGACATTTTGGGTTTCAAATCCAACATCAATTCTGACAG GCTACTTCGGTTGttgagagaagaaaattcctTGGTGAATTCTCAGCTGTGGGTTGATAAGGATGTGAGAAAAACCACCTTATCAAAGGAATCAAATGTGCCTTTGACTCCAACAATTGTTTCTCCTTCATTGGATCAGTCAG CCCTCAATGCTACCAGTGTAATCAAGAGAACCCGTTCAAGACTTCAGaatgaagatgaagaagagTCTGTAGACTCCACTGACACTGTGAGACAAGTGCTGAATCCAAACTCAAGGAAACAGAAGCATATTGCAGCAAAGA tgaaaagaaagcaagctgcaCAAAACTCTGCAAGACAGAAGAGAGGTGATTCTCCAGGTAATTTAATCCAGACTGACCTTCAGAGGGACAACAAACCCAGCCTAGATGTTCTCAACCACATGATCCATGAAGTGGAGCGTGAACTGGAGGAATATGAGCGATGTACAGGTCGTGAGGtccaaaaaaaagagagaagtgaaGGCCTCTCTGGGTTTACACTGTCACTGGTGAACGCTCTCTGTCGTTTGATGCGCTACCTCAAAGAG actgaaatgcagctgcatGAGAAAGAGATgatgaggcagcagcagcaggagatgttGAATGAACACAGAGAACTGATTGATGCTCTGACTGCAGAAGTACTTCAAGTAAGGGAAGAAAACATTACTATGCAG aAGAAGCTTCAGCAATACATGACAGTAACAGATGAAAAGCTGATTTGTCTCACACAAGCATTTAAAGGCCTCCCTTTGGTAGAACCTGAAAGAGAACAAAGTCCAAAACATTCTGGAATTGCAGGCAAAGGTCCAGCAAACAGCCAAG aaaaaccTGATTTGACCTGTTCTGAGCCCAGAACTGGTGCAGGCAATAGGGAAAATATGCTGAAATTTCCACAGGGAGAGCTACCTTTCACGTTTCCTCCAGGGCCAGGTGCCTCAGGTGATATGAGACCTGGTAGAAGCTTCCCAGCTCACATCTTCCAGCCAGCTGTGCTGTTGTCACCACCTCAGCAGAAGAGCAGTCAGGAATTGTCTTCCTTCCAGAATG TGTTTGCAGCCATTTCCCAGTCTGCTGAAAGAGAGCCATGCAAGGAAAGGAGCTTACCTTCCTCCCTGAGAACACAGAGCACAACTGAGGAAAACTGTCCCATCTCTCGAAGGCAACCAGTTCCTCCTGCAGCCAAAGACTTGGAGAGTTCCCACAAGAAAATCAATCTGTCCTGCCCAGGTGACACTGggaaaaacagcacagctgaagaGTTACTTCAAAATGGTGATCTGCTGGGGCAGATAGCTGAGCTCACACGGCAGAATGCTCTAATTAAAGCTCAGCTGAGCAAATTCAGAGGTGTCTCTGGAGACAAAAGTGATTGCCTACATCAGCCAGACCCAACACAAAATGCAGATCCTAGTCCAGACTCTTCACAAGGACAG AGTCATCTCATGGTATCGAGGAGCTTAGAGGAAAGAATAGCAGAGCTGAACCGCCAGAGTACAGAAGCACGGGATAAACTCTTGCAGTTGATAGAGCAGCAGAagtcagctgctgctgacatggtccctcctgtgctgcctcctgttccagccccatccctgaatTACACTG AACATGCAAGGAGGACAGTTGAAGTCTCTGTTCctggggcagtggctgtggaCAGCTCCAAGGATGACAGTGTTTCCCATGCCAGTATGACCAGTATAAGAAG GTCTGTAGGAGACTCCAGCAAGCCTTGTTCACCTTTAAGTGCCACGTCAGAAAGTGCCAAATTAAATTCTGTCAGCCAGAGACCAAAG gtagaaaagcagaaagaagaaggatGGTTTGCATTGTCAATGCACATTATGTAA